From a single bacterium genomic region:
- a CDS encoding transposase has product MMNKRNRYSAEFKAKVAVEALKEQKTLTELATQFQIHSVQISTWKKQLLDGAAFIFKNSLNNHHKKQQHLEDQLYQEIGRLKIELDWLKKKL; this is encoded by the coding sequence ATGATGAATAAGAGAAATCGTTACAGCGCCGAATTCAAAGCAAAGGTAGCCGTCGAAGCTCTCAAAGAGCAAAAGACACTAACTGAATTAGCCACTCAGTTTCAGATTCATTCAGTTCAAATTTCAACCTGGAAAAAGCAGTTGCTCGATGGCGCTGCATTCATATTTAAAAATTCACTCAATAATCATCACAAGAAACAACAACATTTAGAAGACCAATTGTACCAAGAGATTGGCCGATTAAAAATTGAATTAGATTGGTTAAAAAAAAAATTATGA